The genomic interval GACCGCTTTCATCAGGCAGAAGATTCTATCACCCGTAAATACGGTGGTACCGGGCTGGGGCTTTCAATTGTAAAGGACCTGGTTATGCTGCAGGGAGGGGACATCAGCGTTGAAAGTCAACCGGGAAAAGGTACTACCTTCAAATTCTTCATTCCATATGCAATTGCGTCCAAGCAGGTGCCAATACCAGAGACGGTAGACATCAGTCAGTTTAAGATCACTGCAAACCGCTCCGTAAAAATATTAGTGGTAGATGATAATGACATGAACCGCAGCCTGATGAGGCATCTTCTTACAGAATGGGACCTGTCTTTCGATATGGCAAGCAACGGAACCGAGGCCATCGATTACCTGAAAAAAGCGCAATATGACCTCATATTGATGGATATCCAGATGCCGGAGATGGACGGATATACTGCCACCCGTCTCATCCGGAGAGAACTGCAACTGGATGTTCCTATAGTTGCCATGACAGCCCATGCACTGGCCGGAGAAAGGGAAAAATGCCTCAGTAATGGCATGAACGAATATATTTCGAAGCCGATCAATGAAAAGGAACTCTATCAGCTGATCAACCGGTTTGCTTCTATTTCTACGCTTAAGCCGCAATATGCACAGGCCAAAGCAGCTACTCCGGACTACCAGTATATTAACCTGGACTACATGAAGGAGATCAGTCGTGGAAATAAAGTGTATGAGAAAAAAGTAACCAGGCAGTTCATTGATGCAATGCCCCAGGAAATTTCCCTGCTTGAATCTGCTTTTCATAACAACGACATAAAAACATTAAGAAGTACTGCTCATAATATGAAGACCACGATATCGATTATGGGACTTACGGAGCGCTTATTCCCAACGCTGGATGAACTGGAATCCGCAACAGAGATCGCTCCTCCTTTATTGATACATATAGATATGCTGAAATCATTTACCAACAACGCCCTCCGGGAGGCGGAAGATTTTTTCTCACAGGCGTAATGTTAACCCGGTTATTTAAAGGAGCAGTCATGGACTGCTCTTTTTTTGTTTAAGTATCCCCCTCATAGCGACAGTTTTTGCCTGTTTGGCGAACAACACGTCTTCTCACCTTTCAATTGAGGTAGTTTTATAACAGCAAGAACAACAGATCCATTTCGCAGACTTTAAATCAACCAGTTATGCTACGTCCTATATTCAACACAATCATCAATTACAAGCAGGGTGAGCCATTTGCCCCCGCTATGCAGCGTCCATCATTTTTATCGATGATAAAAAGTATACTGGACTTACTGGCTATGCCAAATTACAGCACCTGTAAATACGCTATGGCGATCAAACCCATTATTGCATAAACCTTCCTCCTAACGCTTAAATATCGATGTTATGAATACCAGCAAGCCATTTTTTGAGATCCATACTTTTGACCAGGTTGCACACAATAACCAATTCAATAATAAAGCGCCTCACACACATGATCTCATTGAGATCATCTGGGCAGTTTCCGGGGAATGCACACTGAAGGTCGACATGCAAACTTATTCTCCCAAGGTAGACCAGGTATTCGGCATCATGCCCAATCAATTACATCAGTTTATTGCGGACGAAGATGCTCAGGGATACATCATCCGCTTTAATGAGCTGTTTCTACAGGAGTATAATTCCGTTTATCATGCGGACCTGCTCCTGGTATTGATCCAGTCGAAAAATGTCAGCTATAGTGAGGAGATCCGCCATGAGATGAAAACAATCATGGATAAGCTGATCCAGGAATATTCACAAAAACAGATCTACAGCTCAGATATATTAAGCCGGTACCTGAATATCCTGTTCATTCACATGTCCAGGCAATCACGTACGGAACCATCCGCTAATCAGCAGAATCACAATATCAGGCAGGCAAAACGCTTCATTCAATTGGTCGATCAGCATTTCAAGGCGCATAAGAAGGTATCTGAATTTGCAGATATCATGTGCGTTACTCCCAGTTACCTGAACGAGGCTATAAAAAAGACCACAGGATATACTGCAGGTCACCATATCCGGCAACGTGTTATACTGGAAGCCAAAAGGTATGCTGCCTATTCAGATAGCAGCATGAAAGAGGTTGCGTGGGACCTGGGTTTCACGGACATCTGTTATTTCAGCAAATTATTTAAGAAGGAGACGGGATACAATTTTACGGACTTTAAGAAACGACAGGAGAGAGTATTAGCTGTGTAACAGAGTGGGGGCATGACGGCGCTGTGGCTGGAGTGCCCCTTCCTTTTTCAGCATGGTGCAGTTGGTTCAATCCAGGATAGGACCAGGATCTAACTTGTAAGTCAATGCAACTTACATCGAACATGATACAATGTTCCTCTACCGAAACTCCATTGAGAAGATAACTGAGAATGATATTATTGATCCAGTAAAGACAAGGTAATTTTTATCATTTCACGGAGAGCATCATAATCAGGGCGGTTGCGCCCTGTTACACGAAGGCCCATGATATTATTGTACAGATTCCTGGCCAGGGCTTTGGCCGGAAACTTCTTTGAGATCTCACCGGTAGCCTGCCCTTCCTTTATCCACATATAGAACTGCTGTTCCATATCCTCCATGGTGGTTAAGGCCATCTGAGCCACTTCTTTATCCACGGAGTTCAATTCCATATTGGCATTTACCATCATACAGCCTTTCCGCGCTTTATCTGTTACAATATCGTTTATCATATAATCGAATACTGTGCGGATCTTCTTTTTATAGCTGTTAGTTTTAGACAGCAGTTCTTCCATAGCATTATTCTGGGCATCCTGGTAATTTCCAAGTGCCTTCAGGAATAATCCATGTTTATCACCAAAGGTATCATAAATGCTACTACGGCTTAGTCCCGTTGCCTGAACGAGATCGTCCATGGAAGTGCCATTATATCCTTTTTCATTGAATACTCGCTCGGCCTTCCTTAGCACTTCCAATTCATCAAATCGTTTTGCTTTCGGCATTTTTATTGGAATTATCGTTCCAAAGTTATTAAAAATAACTGCAAGGCGAAGCTGCAGCATGCCTCTTGGTTTACTATAATAAGAACAAGATATGGCGAATACCGGCCAGGCCTGTATTCGCCATATCTTGTCTGAAACAGTTATTTACAGTGTGATCATCCCTCCGTCAGCGATCAGTTCTGCACCTATTACAAAGCTGCTGTCTTCAGAAGCAAAGAAAGTGACGATACGGGCTATTTCTTCCGGCGTACCAAATCTACCCATTGGTATCTGCGATGCTATACCTGCCTGAACCGCATCCGCCTGTTCTTTCTCAAAACCAAATTTATCATAAAGCGGTGTTTTGACAGGACCGGGGCTGATGGCGTTCACTCTGATCTTACGAGGTAACAGTTCGGTCGACAGTGTACGTGCCAGGGTTATCAATGCTCCTTTACTGGCAGCGTACAATGTGGTATTAGCCATACCTATGTGGCTGTTGATGGATGTATTGAGGATAATGGATCCTCCATCGTTGAATAAAGGTAATAGCTGCTGAATCGTGAAGTAAGCACTCTTAACATTGATATTAAATGTCTCATCGTATTGTGTCTCACTAATCGTTTCAAAAGGAGCCAACTTAGCTACGCCTGCGTTTATAAACAGTATATCCAGACTTGGGAAAATACCCTTTACCTGTTGTTGCAGTTTGAATACATCCTCCATATCAGACGCATCGGAAAGCAATGTAAATGCATTCTCTCCCAATGACTGTCTTGCTTCTTCCAGGGCGGCGGCATTACGGCCGGTGATAATCACTTTTGCGCCCTGTTGAATGAATTCTTTTGCAGTGGCAAACCCGATACCACTATTTCCACCTGTAACAAGAGCTGTTTTATTTTGTAACTTTTTCATGATGTAATTAGTTTGTGTGATAGTTATTTGGAACGATCATTCCGATACAAATGTAGAACATCCGGAACGATTGTTCCAAATAAAGTGAGCATGAAAGTCAAATTCTTAATCTAGATTAAGATGACATGGATGGATGGCGATGGCTATTGTCTGGTTGGCCCCCAATTTTGCCTGCTTCCGGAGATAGTGCTCCCGCCACCGTTGGTTTTGGAACATCTTTGTATCACAAAACAACTAAAACCAAAGATCATGAACACAAAAACAACAAAAGCAATTTATTGGATAGGCGTAATATTTCTTTCATTGT from Chitinophaga filiformis carries:
- a CDS encoding helix-turn-helix transcriptional regulator, whose translation is MNTSKPFFEIHTFDQVAHNNQFNNKAPHTHDLIEIIWAVSGECTLKVDMQTYSPKVDQVFGIMPNQLHQFIADEDAQGYIIRFNELFLQEYNSVYHADLLLVLIQSKNVSYSEEIRHEMKTIMDKLIQEYSQKQIYSSDILSRYLNILFIHMSRQSRTEPSANQQNHNIRQAKRFIQLVDQHFKAHKKVSEFADIMCVTPSYLNEAIKKTTGYTAGHHIRQRVILEAKRYAAYSDSSMKEVAWDLGFTDICYFSKLFKKETGYNFTDFKKRQERVLAV
- a CDS encoding TetR/AcrR family transcriptional regulator, with protein sequence MPKAKRFDELEVLRKAERVFNEKGYNGTSMDDLVQATGLSRSSIYDTFGDKHGLFLKALGNYQDAQNNAMEELLSKTNSYKKKIRTVFDYMINDIVTDKARKGCMMVNANMELNSVDKEVAQMALTTMEDMEQQFYMWIKEGQATGEISKKFPAKALARNLYNNIMGLRVTGRNRPDYDALREMIKITLSLLDQ
- a CDS encoding SDR family oxidoreductase, yielding MKKLQNKTALVTGGNSGIGFATAKEFIQQGAKVIITGRNAAALEEARQSLGENAFTLLSDASDMEDVFKLQQQVKGIFPSLDILFINAGVAKLAPFETISETQYDETFNINVKSAYFTIQQLLPLFNDGGSIILNTSINSHIGMANTTLYAASKGALITLARTLSTELLPRKIRVNAISPGPVKTPLYDKFGFEKEQADAVQAGIASQIPMGRFGTPEEIARIVTFFASEDSSFVIGAELIADGGMITL